A stretch of the Streptosporangium sp. NBC_01755 genome encodes the following:
- a CDS encoding GntR family transcriptional regulator: protein MIELDRSRPLWPQVAAIVRERIESGEYPGGGRVPSVLALVTEFGVTQVTIRKAVAALRDDHYIRTETGMGSYVLTAKERQDAQRAGGDVR, encoded by the coding sequence GTGATCGAACTCGACAGAAGCCGTCCGCTCTGGCCCCAGGTGGCCGCGATCGTTCGCGAGCGGATCGAGTCGGGCGAGTACCCCGGCGGTGGGCGGGTTCCGTCCGTGCTGGCTCTCGTGACCGAGTTCGGCGTGACTCAGGTGACGATCAGGAAGGCCGTCGCCGCTCTCCGGGATGATCACTACATCCGGACCGAGACGGGCATGGGTTCGTACGTGCTGACGGCGAAGGAACGCCAGGATGCGCAGCGCGCCGGGGGCGACGTACGCTGA
- a CDS encoding ATP-binding cassette domain-containing protein: MGKTTTIRILTTLSRPDLGSVRIAGYDVVREATKVRGVISLTGQSVALDDQQTGWENLVMIGRLMHLGRPAAGRRAMDLLERFDLVDAMKRRVKTYSGGMRRRLDLAMSLVSQPRVIFLDEPTTGLDPSSRTTMWDAIKDLVSSGTTIVLTTQYLEEADRLADRIVLINGGKVAASGTADALKSQVGGDRLDLRFAVEADVARAAALFDAPRGTDPLVLGIPSDGSAEHLHRVLDDLRIAGVPVVKVSSHRPTLDDVFLSLTTAGRTSVQV; the protein is encoded by the coding sequence TTGGGCAAGACCACCACCATCCGCATCCTGACCACCCTGTCGCGGCCCGACCTCGGCAGCGTGCGGATCGCCGGGTACGACGTCGTGCGCGAAGCGACCAAGGTGCGCGGCGTCATCAGCCTGACCGGTCAGTCCGTCGCGCTGGACGACCAGCAGACCGGCTGGGAGAACCTGGTCATGATCGGCCGCCTGATGCACCTGGGCAGACCCGCCGCCGGCCGTCGTGCCATGGACCTCTTGGAACGGTTCGACCTGGTGGACGCCATGAAAAGGCGGGTGAAGACCTACTCCGGCGGCATGCGCCGACGGCTGGACCTGGCGATGAGCCTGGTCTCGCAGCCGAGGGTGATCTTCCTGGACGAGCCGACCACCGGTCTCGACCCGTCCAGCCGGACGACGATGTGGGACGCCATCAAGGACCTGGTCTCGTCGGGGACGACGATCGTCCTCACCACGCAGTACCTGGAGGAGGCGGACCGGCTGGCCGACCGGATCGTGCTGATCAACGGTGGCAAGGTCGCCGCGTCCGGCACGGCCGACGCGCTGAAGTCCCAGGTGGGCGGAGATCGACTCGACCTGCGGTTCGCGGTGGAGGCTGACGTGGCCCGCGCCGCCGCGCTGTTCGACGCGCCGCGCGGCACCGACCCGCTCGTTCTGGGCATCCCGTCCGACGGCAGCGCGGAGCACCTGCACCGGGTGCTGGACGACCTGCGGATCGCGGGCGTGCCGGTGGTCAAGGTGTCGTCGCACCGGCCGACGTTGGACGACGTTTTCCTGTCCCTGACCACCGCTGGCCGGACCTCGGTCCAGGTCTGA
- a CDS encoding VOC family protein has protein sequence MLRGLATVSFWADDLEAAKEWYVELLDVEPYFERPGNGQPAAYYEFRIGDYQAELGLIGRRYAPPSAPAAPGGAIIHWHVDDVRAALDRLLSLGAMPHTPLTEYGPGFVTASVVDPFGNVLGIMYNRHYLEVLGR, from the coding sequence ATGTTGCGAGGACTGGCCACCGTCAGCTTCTGGGCCGACGACCTGGAGGCCGCCAAGGAGTGGTACGTCGAACTGCTGGACGTAGAGCCGTACTTCGAGCGTCCGGGTAACGGGCAGCCGGCCGCCTACTACGAGTTCAGGATCGGCGACTACCAGGCCGAACTCGGCCTCATCGGCCGGCGGTACGCCCCGCCGAGCGCGCCCGCCGCCCCCGGGGGCGCGATCATCCACTGGCACGTCGACGACGTGCGGGCCGCCCTGGACCGGCTGCTGTCCCTGGGGGCCATGCCGCACACGCCGCTCACCGAGTACGGCCCCGGTTTCGTCACCGCGTCCGTGGTCGACCCGTTCGGCAACGTGCTGGGCATCATGTACAACCGGCACTACCTGGAGGTCCTGGGCCGATGA
- a CDS encoding GntR family transcriptional regulator: MTVDQLNPEPLWDQLAGIITAKIKAGDYRPRQVLPSETRLQQEHGVSRGTVRRAMRHLGEQGWTVTVQGRGTFVNERENWPTD, encoded by the coding sequence ATGACAGTCGACCAGCTCAACCCCGAGCCCCTGTGGGATCAGCTCGCCGGGATCATCACCGCGAAAATCAAAGCGGGCGATTACCGGCCGCGGCAGGTGCTGCCCTCGGAAACCCGGCTACAGCAGGAGCACGGCGTGAGCCGGGGCACCGTCCGCCGGGCGATGCGGCACCTCGGCGAGCAGGGATGGACGGTGACCGTGCAAGGTCGCGGCACGTTCGTCAACGAGCGGGAGAACTGGCCGACCGACTGA
- a CDS encoding ABC transporter permease yields MTITAVHGGARNAVTDSLTMIGRSIRLSRRNVDTLVVSIVLPLLMMSLFVYVFGGAINTGTQYINYVVPGIILLCTGYGAASTAMSVTDDMTSGMIDRLRSLPIRSSAVLTGHVVASVARNLLSTTVVIGAAIAMGFRPDATVTDWVLAAGLLLLYVLALSWLAAGLGVIAKSVESASTLSFLMLFLPYLSSAFVPTNTMPSFLHAVSENQPITPVIETVRGLLTGTPIGNTGWIALAWCVGLLTCSFTFAAWLFRRRTRG; encoded by the coding sequence ATGACCATCACCGCTGTGCACGGCGGCGCCCGCAACGCCGTGACCGACTCCCTGACCATGATCGGCCGCAGCATCCGGCTCAGCCGCCGCAACGTCGACACGCTGGTCGTGTCGATCGTCCTGCCGCTGCTGATGATGTCGCTGTTCGTCTACGTCTTCGGCGGGGCCATCAACACCGGCACCCAGTACATCAACTATGTGGTGCCCGGCATCATCCTGCTGTGCACCGGCTACGGCGCCGCGTCCACCGCGATGTCCGTCACGGACGATATGACCAGCGGCATGATCGACCGGCTGCGCTCGTTGCCGATCCGCAGCTCCGCCGTCCTCACCGGACACGTCGTTGCCAGCGTCGCCCGGAATCTGCTGTCCACCACCGTTGTCATCGGCGCGGCCATCGCGATGGGCTTCCGCCCGGACGCGACGGTCACCGACTGGGTGCTGGCGGCCGGTCTGCTCCTGCTTTACGTGCTCGCGCTGTCCTGGCTGGCGGCCGGGCTCGGCGTGATCGCGAAGTCCGTGGAGTCGGCCAGCACGCTGAGCTTCCTTATGCTGTTCCTGCCCTACCTCAGCAGTGCGTTCGTGCCGACGAACACCATGCCGTCGTTCCTGCACGCGGTGAGCGAGAACCAGCCGATCACCCCGGTGATCGAGACCGTCCGGGGATTGCTGACCGGGACCCCGATCGGCAACACCGGCTGGATCGCACTCGCCTGGTGCGTCGGCCTGCTGACCTGCTCGTTCACCTTCGCCGCCTGGCTGTTCCGCCGCCGTACCCGCGGCTGA
- a CDS encoding recombinase family protein, with translation MAKRAAILARISDAEIDETAGVDDQVADMRKYVASRGWSLDEAHILIENDTSAYKVDKRTGRTNRPKFHRANDLLRTRAVDVLVVLDIDRLARQPRDLEDTIDIVTGSGFAVTCESLTGSCQLTDDAGIMVARIMCAAANKSSRDTARRVSRARQRQAEEGTFGGGRRPYGFADDGVSPIEFETDVIRRMADVVLLPTFGMPKGPSVAGIARDLRADGIPAADGGQWTAPTVRDVLMRPRNAGLMVHKKGTGRKVYTPEDVVGTAPWEAIVSPDEFWVIMGKLTDPNRRTNPGVAPRHLLSGIATCPCGAVVRVSGSSGKRDRPIYACQTRGTGGHATAPQGELDALVEALAIVILARDAADLIKPSQGTVDAGKLRGQVAVLRESKAQLGEDRDMGLVERPEYLRRAKKLQVRIEDLERQLAEVADTSPLAAFAGVESEDAARKVWEGLGVGTRREIVRSIMTVTLKPAGKGFRPSIEDRVTIEPQNM, from the coding sequence ATGGCGAAGCGAGCGGCAATCCTGGCAAGGATCTCCGATGCCGAGATCGACGAGACGGCCGGTGTCGATGATCAGGTGGCGGACATGCGGAAGTACGTCGCTTCCCGTGGCTGGTCGCTCGACGAAGCCCACATCCTGATCGAGAACGACACGTCGGCGTACAAGGTCGATAAGCGCACCGGCCGGACGAACCGCCCGAAGTTCCACCGTGCGAACGACCTCCTTCGGACCCGTGCCGTTGACGTGCTCGTGGTGCTCGACATCGACCGGCTCGCCCGTCAGCCCCGAGACCTCGAAGACACGATCGACATCGTGACCGGCTCGGGGTTCGCCGTGACGTGCGAGAGCCTGACCGGCTCATGCCAGCTCACCGACGACGCCGGGATCATGGTCGCCCGGATCATGTGTGCAGCCGCGAACAAGTCGAGCCGGGACACCGCGCGCCGCGTCTCCCGAGCCCGTCAGCGTCAGGCCGAAGAAGGCACGTTCGGCGGGGGCCGACGTCCCTACGGCTTCGCCGACGACGGCGTGAGCCCGATCGAGTTCGAGACGGACGTGATCCGGCGCATGGCGGACGTGGTCCTTCTCCCGACGTTCGGCATGCCGAAGGGTCCGAGCGTCGCGGGTATCGCCCGCGACCTTCGCGCGGACGGCATCCCGGCGGCCGATGGTGGCCAGTGGACCGCGCCGACCGTCCGTGACGTGCTCATGCGCCCCCGGAACGCCGGGCTCATGGTCCACAAGAAGGGCACCGGCCGGAAGGTCTACACGCCGGAAGACGTCGTAGGAACCGCGCCATGGGAAGCGATCGTGAGCCCTGACGAGTTCTGGGTGATCATGGGCAAGCTCACCGACCCGAACCGCCGGACGAACCCCGGCGTCGCGCCCCGTCACCTTCTGTCCGGCATCGCGACGTGCCCGTGTGGCGCTGTGGTCCGCGTCTCGGGGTCGAGCGGCAAGCGCGACCGGCCGATCTACGCATGCCAGACGCGCGGCACCGGCGGGCACGCCACGGCACCGCAAGGCGAGCTTGACGCGCTCGTGGAAGCCCTGGCAATCGTCATCCTGGCTCGGGACGCGGCCGATCTGATCAAGCCGTCTCAGGGCACCGTGGACGCGGGCAAGCTTCGCGGTCAGGTGGCCGTGCTTCGCGAGAGCAAGGCTCAGCTTGGCGAAGATCGAGACATGGGCCTGGTCGAGCGTCCCGAGTACCTTCGCCGGGCGAAGAAGCTTCAGGTCCGGATCGAAGATCTCGAACGTCAGCTTGCCGAGGTCGCCGACACGTCGCCCCTGGCAGCGTTCGCCGGGGTCGAGTCCGAAGACGCGGCGCGGAAGGTCTGGGAAGGGCTCGGGGTCGGCACCCGCCGGGAGATCGTTCGCAGCATCATGACCGTGACCCTGAAGCCCGCCGGGAAGGGCTTCCGGCCGTCGATCGAAGACCGCGTGACGATCGAGCCTCAGAACATGTAA
- a CDS encoding YdeI/OmpD-associated family protein produces the protein MANPQAAARFKALDKTGRHLLILPLLKTRTPAGRAARLQKTISGLLK, from the coding sequence GTGGCCAACCCGCAGGCCGCCGCCCGCTTCAAGGCACTCGACAAGACCGGCCGCCACCTGCTGATCCTGCCGCTGCTGAAGACCAGGACCCCGGCCGGCCGCGCGGCCCGCCTGCAGAAGACGATCTCCGGCTTGCTGAAGTGA